CGGCACCACACGGTCCAGGATCCCATCGCGACGCATATAGGCGTGGGCCAGTACGTAGTCGCCGATGGTCTGGGATTGGCGCAGGCCGCCGCAGTGCCCGATCATCAGCCAGCAGTGCGGGCGCAGCACGGCGAGGTGGTCGGTGATGTTCTTGGCGTTGGACGGGCCCACGCCGATATTCACCAGGGTCACGCCGTGGCCGTCACTGGCCTGCAGGTGATAGGCCGGCATCTGGTAGCGGTGCCACACCACGCCTGCGGCAATCGCCGACGCTTCGCCGTGGACCATGCCCTTGTCGATTACCACGTTGCCCGGCAGCACCATGCGGATAAACCGTGGATCGCTGCGCAGTTGTTCCAGGCCATGCAGGATGAACTGGTCAACGTAGCGATGGTAGTTGGTCAGCAGAATCCACGGCTGCACGTGGCGCCAGTCGCTGCCGGTGTAATGCACCAAGCGGCGCAGGGAAAAGTCCACACGGGCCGCGTCGAACAGCGCCAGCGGCAACGGGTCGGTGTTTTCCCAGTCATACAGGCCGTCGGCGATGCCATCGGTGGCGGCGGACAAGTCGGTGCTGGGGAACACGCGGGCCAGGGTTGCGGCGGTCACGCCGGAGCCGGCCAGTTCGTCGCCCTGCTCCACCACGTACGGGTAAGGAATGTTCTGCTGACTGACGCCCACTTCCACCGTCACGGTGAAGTCGTGCATCAGCGGCACCAGTTGCTCCAGCAGGTATTTACGGAAGGCAGCCGGATGGGTGACGGTTACGCTGTAGGTACCCGGCAGCTGCACTTTGGCATAGGCCCGGGTGGTCTGTGGGACTTCGCCGTGGCAGTGGTAAGTCAGGCGCAGTTCCGGGTAGCGAAACAAC
Above is a genomic segment from Pseudomonas sp. R5-89-07 containing:
- the amn gene encoding AMP nucleosidase; translation: MLTVTEAFVVVQTAEEAVDRLAALHERATGALNQALKQYLKDRVEPDAEQRALFRYPELRLTYHCHGEVPQTTRAYAKVQLPGTYSVTVTHPAAFRKYLLEQLVPLMHDFTVTVEVGVSQQNIPYPYVVEQGDELAGSGVTAATLARVFPSTDLSAATDGIADGLYDWENTDPLPLALFDAARVDFSLRRLVHYTGSDWRHVQPWILLTNYHRYVDQFILHGLEQLRSDPRFIRMVLPGNVVIDKGMVHGEASAIAAGVVWHRYQMPAYHLQASDGHGVTLVNIGVGPSNAKNITDHLAVLRPHCWLMIGHCGGLRQSQTIGDYVLAHAYMRRDGILDRVVPPNIPIPALAEVQLALQQAAANVTGEKGEELKKRLRTGTVLTYDDRNWELRWAQERPLINLSRAVAVDMESGTIAAQGYRLRVPYGTLLCVSDKPLHSEIKLPGSANAFYERAVSQHLKIGIEAVDLLRTELNALHSRKLRSFDEPPFR